The DNA region CGATTATTCTCGACGCGATCGAGGCGGTGTTGGGCGGGCGCATCACGGCCCGATCGATCCGCACCGGCTGCGATCGGGCAGAAATTGAGGCGACCTTTGCCATTGATCGATCGCTGCGGGCCTGGCTGGAAGCGAGGCAATGGGACACGACGGGCGATCGGCTGGTTTGCAGCGTGGAAATTGTCAGCAGTCCCGGCAATGGCGACGGGGGCAAAGGCGGCCGCAGCACGGTGCGCAGCCGGTTTCGCTGCAACGGGCAACCCATCCCCAAAACCCGCATGGCCATCCTGCGCGATCGACTGGTGACCATTGCCGCCCAGGGACAAACGGTGCAATTGCTGCAAGCAGAATCCCAGCGGGATTGGCTGGATGAGTTTGGCGGCGCACCGATTTTGAAGCAGCGATCGGCCGTGGCCAAGGCCTATGACCGGGCCCAGGAATTGTGGTTGCAACTGAGCAGCCGCCGACAACAGGAAGCCCAGCGACAACAACAACTCGATCTCTATCAATTCCAGTTGCAAGAGCTGATGGCGGCGGCCCTCACGGAAGCACAGGAACTGGCTGACCTGGAGCAAGAGCGCGATCGCCTGACCCATGTGGTGGACTTGCAACAGCAGAGCTACCAGGCCTATGAGTTGCTCTATGCCGGGGCCGACGATGCGGCTTCTTGTGCAGAACTGTTGGGCAAAGCGGAAGCCCTATTGGAGCGATCGGCCCGGTTCGATCGACAGGTGGAAGCCATTTTGGAGATGGTGACCAGCGCCCTCACCCAAGTCACGGAGGCGGGGCTGCAAATCAACGCCTACGGAGCCAGCCTGGAAAGCGATCCCGATCGGCTGGAGTGGGTGGAGGGGCGAATCATGCAACTCAAGGCCCTTTGCCGGAAATATAACCTCGACCTGGGTGCGCTGATTGCGCGGCGCGATGAGCTGGAACAGTGGGTGGCGGAGTTGACGGACGGGGGGCAATCCCTGGAGGCCTTGGAGCACCAGTACCAAGCGGCCTATCAAGCCCTCGAAGCCGAGTGCGATCGCTTGCATCAACTGCGTCGCCGGGCCGCGCGGGATTTGGAAACGCAACTGGTGGCGGAATTGGTTCCCCTGGCCATGGAGCGGGTGCAGTTTGCTGTGGAGTTTGGGCGGGTTCCTCCCTCGTCGGCCGGGTTCGATCGAATTACCTACACCTTCAGCCCTAACCCCGGAGAACCCTTGCAACCCTTGAGCGAAACGGCTTCCGGTGGGGAAATGAGCCGTTTTTTGCTGGCGTTTGAAGCCTGTTTTTCCCAGGTGAGCCAGGTACAAACGGCGATTTTTGATGAAATTGATGCGGGGGTTTCCGGGCGGGTGGCCCAGGCGATCGCCCAAAAGCTCCATCACCTCAGCCAAGATCACCAAGTTCTGTGCGTGACACACCAGCCGATCGTGGCGGCCATGGCCGATCACCACTTCCGCGTGGCCAAAGTGACGATTAGCACCCCCCTGGCCGAATCGATCACTGACCAAAATGATGCAGAAGGAATCCGAACCGTGGTGCGTCTCAGTGCTTTGGGATCAGAACATCGCCGGTTGGAGCTGGCCCAACTGGCCGGGGGCCTCGACGGCCCAGCGGGTTCCACGGAAACCCTGGCGGCGGCTAATGCCTTTGCCGATTCCCTGCTCGATCGAGCCGCCCGGTTGCGCCAGGGCGATCGGCCCCCACGGGCCCCGCGCCGCCTCCCTCGAAAAACGTCGTAAAATCAACGACAATCTCGACTCCTGAATCCCTCTATGGTCAGAGTAGCGATCAACCCGTCATCCCAAAATGGCTTTTCAACGCTGGATCGCCCATTCTGGATCGCCCGTTTTGTTTGATCGCCTCTTGGACTCCCACAACCACGGCTTCATTCATGGCCCCGGGCCTAAGCCACCGAAGTTGCCCCCTGAGGAAAATAGAATAAACAGACTACACTAGGGCGTAAAAACAATGCTTCGGATTGCATCCTTGGAGCGATCGCCCTAGATCCGTGGACTCAGAAACGCCACGATCCACGCCAATTCTCAGGTTCGGGCAATGGTCTTCAAAACCAATTGCGAACCGGTTAATCACTGGTGACTCATCCAGTAGGGTGATCGATCATCAGCCGCTCCCGACAGTTGTTTCAGTTCCGTGATTGTTTGAGGTTTCTTCGCACCCATAATCTCCACCCACCGCTGACCCATTTCCCCGCGCACCCTATTTGCACCCCATTCAAGTTACTTCCCTGCTGATTCTGCTTCGATCGCACCTTGACCCGCAGCGATAATCTCCCGAGCATCTATGGCCCCCTCGTCGCCTAAGCAACCGATCGCCCAAGCCACCATTCTCGAAGCCACCGTCGTGGATGTCGTCGCCACGGACTCCCGCGCTACCGAGGTTGTGACGGATAACACCGCTGCCACCCACGAGGCCAGCCGGCCCCCAGCCAATCCGCGCCCCTCCAGCAGCGGCGGCGGTGGGTTAGTGGTCTCGCGCCAAGGCGGGTTTAAGGCGTTCCTCGCACCCCTGAAGCGCGACACCTTTAAACAGGTGGTCACCGACGTGGAGGACAAGCTCCGGGTCGTGAACCAAACCCTCTCCATGTTGGACGTGCTCAACGACAACCAAGGGGGGTTTGAAACGGTTCTGGAGGAAATGCTCGAATCGATCAGCCTGAAAACCGGGGAACTGCTCAACGCCGATCGCACCACCATCTACCTGTTAGACGAAGAGCGGGGGGAACTGTGGTCGAAGGTGGCCAAGGGCGCACCCGAAATTCGGATTCCTTCCACCGTCGGGATTGCTGGAGAAGTGGCCACCTCCCGCAAAGTCATCAACATTCCCTACGACTTCTACAACGATCCCCGATCGGCCGCCGCCAAAAAGTTTGATCAGCAAAACCATTACCGCACCTACACCATGCTGGTAATGCCCCTGCTCAACGAGTTTGAAGAACTCGTGGCCGTGGTGCAACTGATCAACAAACTGAAGCCCGGCGTGGATCCGAGCACGGGACTGGCGGACAAAATTGATCTCGAAGGCTTCACCGGCCATGATGAGCAGGTGTTTCGGGAGTTTGCTCCCTCCATCCGTCTGATTTTGGAGTCGTCGCGGGCGTTCTACGCGGCCATCAAACGTCAGCGGGCGGCCAATGCGCTGATGAAGGCCACGGAAGGCCTGAGCAAGAGCAGCTTGGACTTGGAAGAAACCCTGGCCAATGTGATGGATCAGGCCAAGGAATTGATGCAGGCCGATCGCAGCACCCTTTGGCTCTACGACGAAAATAAAAATCAGCTCTGGACCAAAATTCCGATCAACGGTCGGCCCACGGAAATTCGGATTGATGCGGCCAGCACGGCCTTCGCCGCCCAAGTGGCCCAGTCTGGTCAGCCCCTGCGAATTGACTTTGACCTGTACGATCGCCCCGATTCCGAAACCTCCAAACAAACCGACCAGCGCAGCGGCTACCGCACTTGCAGCATGTTGTGTATGCCGGTGTTCAATGCCGATCGGCACTTGATCGGCGTGACCCAGCTCATTAACAAAAAGCGCCAAGGCGAATTTCCCGCCTACGATCCTGCCGATTGGCCCGCTGCCCCCGAATGCTGGAAAGCCAGCTTTGACAGCAGTGACCAAGAATTCATGGAAGCCTTCAACATCCAAGCGGGGGTGGCGCTGCAAAATGCCAAATTGTTTGCGGAAATCAAACAGCAGGAGCAAATGCAGAAAGACATTCTGCGATCGCTCTCCGATGGGGTGATTTCCACCGACAAAAACGGCAAAATCCTGGCCGCCAACGACAGCGCCAAAAAGCTGCTGGGTCTGGAGTCCGATGACGAACTGGAAGGGCTTTCGGTCACGGATGTGGTGCGCCTGAAGGCCAAGGCCGATCGGGAAGGGGGTGACAAGTTTAACCAGTGGGTGCAAGCGGCCCTTTCCGCCAGCGAGGAAAAAGCCCGCCGGCAATATTACCCCGACCAAACCTTGATGCCTTCGACCCTGATCGAAGTGCCGCCGCCGGCCCCGGCCCCGACTCCTGTTCCCAAGCCCCCCGGCCTTGATGACGACCTGTGGGACGAGCCGACGATGATTGTTCCCGAGCCGGAACCGGAAGCCAAGCAGGAGGAACATAGCGTTAACCTGTCCCTGAACACGATCGCCGACGCGGCCGATCCCACCCAGGTGCGCGGGGCCTTGATCGTGATGGAAGACATCAGCGATGAAAAACGCCTGAAGAGCACCATGTATCGCTACATGACCCAAGAGTTGGCGGAACAGCTCCTGGCCAGTGGCGAAACCAAGATGGGGGGCGATCGCAAGGATGTATCGGTGCTGTTCTCCGACATCCGCAGCTACACCACCATCACCGAAAGCATGACCGCCGAAGAGGTGGTGGCCATGCTCAACGAATATTTCGAGTCGATGGTGGATGCGGTGTTCCAACACAAGGGAACCCTCGACAAATACATCGGGGACGCAATCATGGCCGTGTTTGGCTCACCGTTGCCCCTCGATGACCATGCCTGGATGGCGGTGCAAACGGCGGTGGATATGCGCCATCGGTTGGTGGAGTTCAACCTGAAGCGTCGTGAACAGGGCAAGAAGGAAATCAGCATCGGGATTGGCTTGCATTCCGATGAAGTGATTAGCGGCAACATTGGTTCCAGTCGGCGGATGGAGTTCACCGCGATCGGGGACGGTGTGAACCTGGGGTCTCGCCTGGAAGGGGCCACCAAGCAGTATGGCTGCGACATCTTGATTAGCGAAAACACCTATCGCAAGTGCAACCCCGATCGACTCTGGGCCCGCGAACTGGACTACATCAAAGTGAAGGGCAAGAACAAGCCCGTCTCGGTGTACGAAATCA from Limnothrix sp. FACHB-406 includes:
- the recN gene encoding DNA repair protein RecN, with product MLLSLRIENFALVDALEVTLGPGLNVLTGETGAGKSIILDAIEAVLGGRITARSIRTGCDRAEIEATFAIDRSLRAWLEARQWDTTGDRLVCSVEIVSSPGNGDGGKGGRSTVRSRFRCNGQPIPKTRMAILRDRLVTIAAQGQTVQLLQAESQRDWLDEFGGAPILKQRSAVAKAYDRAQELWLQLSSRRQQEAQRQQQLDLYQFQLQELMAAALTEAQELADLEQERDRLTHVVDLQQQSYQAYELLYAGADDAASCAELLGKAEALLERSARFDRQVEAILEMVTSALTQVTEAGLQINAYGASLESDPDRLEWVEGRIMQLKALCRKYNLDLGALIARRDELEQWVAELTDGGQSLEALEHQYQAAYQALEAECDRLHQLRRRAARDLETQLVAELVPLAMERVQFAVEFGRVPPSSAGFDRITYTFSPNPGEPLQPLSETASGGEMSRFLLAFEACFSQVSQVQTAIFDEIDAGVSGRVAQAIAQKLHHLSQDHQVLCVTHQPIVAAMADHHFRVAKVTISTPLAESITDQNDAEGIRTVVRLSALGSEHRRLELAQLAGGLDGPAGSTETLAAANAFADSLLDRAARLRQGDRPPRAPRRLPRKTS
- a CDS encoding adenylate/guanylate cyclase domain-containing protein, which translates into the protein MAPSSPKQPIAQATILEATVVDVVATDSRATEVVTDNTAATHEASRPPANPRPSSSGGGGLVVSRQGGFKAFLAPLKRDTFKQVVTDVEDKLRVVNQTLSMLDVLNDNQGGFETVLEEMLESISLKTGELLNADRTTIYLLDEERGELWSKVAKGAPEIRIPSTVGIAGEVATSRKVINIPYDFYNDPRSAAAKKFDQQNHYRTYTMLVMPLLNEFEELVAVVQLINKLKPGVDPSTGLADKIDLEGFTGHDEQVFREFAPSIRLILESSRAFYAAIKRQRAANALMKATEGLSKSSLDLEETLANVMDQAKELMQADRSTLWLYDENKNQLWTKIPINGRPTEIRIDAASTAFAAQVAQSGQPLRIDFDLYDRPDSETSKQTDQRSGYRTCSMLCMPVFNADRHLIGVTQLINKKRQGEFPAYDPADWPAAPECWKASFDSSDQEFMEAFNIQAGVALQNAKLFAEIKQQEQMQKDILRSLSDGVISTDKNGKILAANDSAKKLLGLESDDELEGLSVTDVVRLKAKADREGGDKFNQWVQAALSASEEKARRQYYPDQTLMPSTLIEVPPPAPAPTPVPKPPGLDDDLWDEPTMIVPEPEPEAKQEEHSVNLSLNTIADAADPTQVRGALIVMEDISDEKRLKSTMYRYMTQELAEQLLASGETKMGGDRKDVSVLFSDIRSYTTITESMTAEEVVAMLNEYFESMVDAVFQHKGTLDKYIGDAIMAVFGSPLPLDDHAWMAVQTAVDMRHRLVEFNLKRREQGKKEISIGIGLHSDEVISGNIGSSRRMEFTAIGDGVNLGSRLEGATKQYGCDILISENTYRKCNPDRLWARELDYIKVKGKNKPVSVYEIIAIKEGPLAREVPQAKLDILDHYGRGRRLYLDRQFARAMAEFGMVLEINKDEKAAQLQLQRCQHYLTNPPEAEWDGAFTMTSK